CTCACGGTCTCGCCGTACCTGGGCTTCGGGTCGCTCGACCCGGCGGTCGACGCCGCGCTCGCGACGGGGCGAGGCCTGTTCGTGCTGTGCCTGACGTCCAACAAGGAGGGCCACGAGGTCCAGCACGCGCGCACCGCGGACGGTTCGACCGTGGCGGCGACGATCGCGGCGCGTGCGGCGGCGCTCAACGCCGGCGTCGACCCGATGGGCTCGATCGGCCTGGTCGTGGGCGCGACGGTCGGTGACGCGGCCGCCCGGACGGGCACCGACCTGGCCGCGGTCAACGGGCCCCTGCTCGCACCGGGGGTCGGCGTGCAGGGCGCTGGCCCGCGCGAGCTGAGCGCGGTCTTCGGCGTCGCGCGTCGGCAGGTCCTCGCGTCGTCGTCGCGGGGCGTCCTGGCCGCCGGACCGGACGTCGAGAGGTTGCGGTCGGCCGCCCGCCGCGCCGCCGACGAGGCCGCCGCCGCGCTCGCCTGAGCCACGCCGCTCGCGCACCGGTATCCGCACACCCCGGGTGCCGGTGCGCGAGCGCGCGTGCAGAGGCGCCCCGGGCACTCGTGGGATGGTTGCCCGAAGAGGCGTCCTCGCAGGTCGCTCCGGCGCGTCCGCGTTGCCGACCACGGTGGGCCTCGCTAGTTTCGTTGTCACGATCCTGCGCATCCGTCGAGATCGCTGGCCCACTGACGAGAAGGTGACGCGCGTGGCTCTTCCTCCGCTGACTCCCGAACAACGAGCCGCAGCGCTCCAGAAGGCCGCCGCCGCCCGGCAGGCCCGTGCCGAGGTCAAGAACCGCCTCAAGTACTCCCAGGGCACCCTGTCCGAGGTGATCGAGCAGGGCCAGAAGGACGAGACGATCGGCAAGCTCAAGGTGCTCGCGCTCCTCGAGTCCCTGCCCGGTGTGGGCAAGGTCAAGGCTCGTGCGATCATCTCCGAGATCGGCATCTCGGAGACGCGGCGCGTCCGCGGCCTCGGACCCCACCAGGTGAAGGCGCTCGTCGACCGCTTCGGGTGACGGTCGCCCGTCACCGCTGCGCACGAGGAGTACCGCACCACCCATGACGACGACGCCCGCCCGGCTGACCGTTCTCGCCGGACCCACCGCCGTCGGCAAGGGCACGGTGTCCGCCGACGTCCGCACGCGCTACCCCGAGGTCTGGCTGTCGGTGTCCGCGACGACGCGGCCGCCGCGACCCGGCGAGATCGAGGGGGTGCACTACCACTTCGTCAGCGTCGACGAGTTCGACCGCATGGTCGAGAACGGCGACCTGCTGGAGTGGGCGGTCGTCCACGGCCGCAACCGGTACGGCACTCCTCGTGAGCCCGTCGAGCGTCGGCTCGCCGCCGGTGAGCCGGCGCTCCTCGAGATCGACCTGCAGGGCGCCCGCCAGGTGCGGGCGTCCATGCCGGACGCGCACTTCGTGTTCCTCGCCCCGCCCTCCTTCGCCGAGCTCGAGCGGCGGCTCGTGGGGCGGGGGACCGAGGACGCGGAGGAGCGCGAGCGGCGGCTCGCGACCGCGCGCGTCGAGCTCGCGGCCGAGTCCGAGTTCGACACGGTGATCGTCAACGACGACGTGCACCGGGCCACGGACGAGCTGGTCCGGGTGATGGGGATCGCGACCAGGTAGGATCGTCGGCAGGCTCCGCCCCGCGGCCACCGTGCCGCACCCCCCACCGACCTCACGGGAGACCATCGTGTCCGGAACCGTCGCCGCCCCCACGGGCATCACCGACCCGCCGATCGACCAGCTCCTCGAGCGCGCCGACTCCAAGTACGCCCTGGTGCTGTACTCGGCGCAGCGCGCCCGCCAGATCAACGCGTACTACTCGCAGCTCAACGAGGGCCTGCTCGAGTACGTCGGCCCGCTCGTCGACACGCGCCCGCAGGAGAAGCCGCTCTCGATCGCCATGCGCGAGATCGACGCCGGCCTGCTGACCTCCGAGGCCACGGAGGGCTGAGGCAGCGCCCATGCGGATCGTCCTGGGCGTCGCGGGCGGCATCGCCGCGTACAAGGCGGTGCTGCTGCTGCGCCTCCTGCGTGAGGCGGGGCACGACGTGCGCGTCGTGCCGACCGTCGCGGCGCTCGAGTTCGTCGGGCGCACGACGTGGGAGGCCCTGTCCGGGCAGCCCGTGACGACGGACGTCTTCGAGGACGTCGACCAGGTCGCGCACGTCGCCGTCGGCAAGACGGCCGACCTCGTCGTGGTGGCTCCGGCCACCGCGGACCTGCTCGCCCGCGCGGCGACCGGCCGCGCCGACGACCTGCTCACTGCGACCCTGCTCGTCGCGCGCTGCCCGGTGCTCATGGCGCCGGCGATGCACACCGAGATGTGGGAGCACCCCGCGACGGTCGCGAACGTCGAGACGCTCCGCCGGCGCGGCGTGCACGTGCTCGACCCCGCGAGCGGCCGGCTGACCGGCACGGACACCGGGCCGGGCCGGCTGCCCGAGCCCGAGGAGATCGCCGCGGCGGCCCTCGCGCTCGTCGGTCCCCGCGACCTGGCCGGTCGGCGGGTGGTCGTGTCCGCGGGCGGGACGCGCGAGCCGCTCGACCCCGTCCGGTTCCTCGGCAACCGCAGCTCCGGCCGGCAGGGCGTCGCGCTGGCCCGGGCGGCCGCCGCACGGGGTGCGCACGTCACCCTCGTCGCCGCGAACCTGGCCGTGTCCGTGCCGCCCGGCGTGGACGCGGTGCCCGTCGAGACCGCCGCGCAGCTGCGCGACGCGGTGCGCGCCGCCGCGAAGGACGCCGACGCCGTCGTCATGGCCGCCGCGGTCGCGGACTACCGGCCCGCGACGCCGGCCGACGCCAAGATCAAGAAGCGCCGCGACGGGTCGGCCCCCGCGGTGCACCTCGTCGAGAACCCCGACGTGCTCGTCGAGCTCGCCGCCGACCGGCTGCGCGACGGCCAGGTCGTCGTCGGTTTCGCCGCCGAGACGGGCGACGCCGACGGGTCGGTCCTCGAGCACGGCCGCGCCAAGGCGCTGCGCAAGAAGGCCGACCTGCTCGTCGTGAACGCGGTCGGGGACGGCCGCGGGTTCGGGACGGACGTCAACGACGTGGTCGTGCTCGACGCCCGCGGCGAGGTCGTCTCCGCCGCCGCCGGCAGCAAGGACGACGTCGCGCACGCCGTGTGGGACGCGGTGCTCGCCCGCTGGTGAACGGCCGGTGAGAGGGTCGTTTCCGTCCCGTTAGGCTGTGCGCCATGACTGAGGCTTCCGCGCGCCTGTTCACGTCCGAGTCGGTGACGGAAGGCCACCCCGACAAGGTGTGCGACCAGATCTCCGACGCGATCCTCGACGCGATCCTCGACCAGGACCCGGCCGCGCGCGTCGCCGTCGAGACGATGGTGACGACGGGCCTCGTGCACGTCGCCGGCGAGGTGACGACGAGCGCGTACGTCGAGATCCCGCAGGTCGTCCGCGAGGTCGTGCAGGGCATCGGGTACACGTCGTCGCACATCGGCTTCGACGGTGAGTCCTGCGGCGTCTCGGTCTCGATCGGCCAGCAGTCGCCCGACATCGCGCAGGGCGTCGACAAGTCCCTCGAGGTCCGTCAGGACTCCGCCGACATCGACCCGCTCGACCTGCAGGGCGCGGGCGACCAGGGCCTCATGTTCGGCTACGCGTCCGACGACACCCCGACGCTGCTGCCGCTGCCCATCTGGGTCGCGCACCGGCTCGCGGAGCGGCTCGCCGAGGTGCGGCGCCAGGACCTGGTGCCCGGTCTGCGGCCCGACGGCAAGACGCAGGTCACGATCGGCTACGAGGGCGACCGGGCGGTGTCGCTCGACACCGTGGTGCTCTCGACCCAGCACGACCCGGACGTCAATCTCGACACCTACCTGCGCCCCGCGATCGCCGAGCACGTCGTCGCGCCTGTCCTCGCGCAGCTCGAGCTCGACACGAGCGACCACCGCCTGCTCGTGAACCCGACCGGCACGTTCGTCGTCGGCGGGCCCAAGGGTGACGCGGGCCTCACGGGCCGCAAGATCATCGTCGACACCTACGGCGGTTACGCGCGGCACGGCGGCGGCGCGTTCTCCGGCAAGGACCCGTCGAAGGTCGACCGGTCGGCCGCGTACGCGATGCGCTGGGTCGCGAAGAACGTCGTCGCGGCGGGCCTGGCGAAGCGCTGCGAGGTGCAGGTCGCGTACGCGATCGGCAAGTCGCACCCCGTCGGCCTGTACGTCGAGACGTTCGGCACGGGTGTCGTGCCCGTCGAGCGGCTGACCGCGGCGATCCGCGAGGTGTTCGATCTGCGCCCGGCCGCGATCATCCGCGACCTCGACCTGCTGCGCCCGATCTACCGCAAGACCGCCGCGTACGGCCACTTCGGTCGCGAGCTCCCCGAGTTCACCTGGGAGCGCACCGACCGCGCGGCCGACCTGCTGGCCGCCGTCGGCTGAGCCGGCCCGCGTGCCGCGAGCCGGAGCCGCCCCGGGTGACGGGGCCGTGGACGTGACGGCGGGCGAGCAGCTCGTCCTCGACGGGGTGCCCGGACCGCGCCGTCGCGCTCGCCCACGTCTGGGCGCCGCCGACCTCGAGCCCGCCGAGCGGCTGCCCGTCGCGCGGGTGGCCGTCGACCTGTCGCCGCCGCACCTGGACCGCACGTTCGAGTACCTGGTGCCCGCCCGGTTCGACGCGCAGACGGTCCCCGGCGTGCGGGTCAAGGTCCGGTTCGGCGGGCAGGACGTCGACGGGTACGTGCTGGACCGCGCGGAGACGGCCGAGCACACGGGCCGGCTCGTCCCGCTGCGCCGGGTCGTCTCGGCGGAGCCCGTGCTGACGCCCGCCGTGCTGGCGCTCGCGCGCGCGGTCGCGGACCGGTGGGCCGGGACGCTGTCCGACGTGCTGCGCCTCGCCGTGCCGACGCGGCACGCGCGCGTCGAGGCGGAGACGTTCGCCGTGCCCGACGGCACCCCGACGGCCCCGGCCGCGGGCGCCGACGCGTCCGCCTGGTCGGCCTACCGGGGCGGACCGGCGTTCGTGCAGCACGTCCTTGCCGGCGGTGCCCCGCGCGCGGTGTGGACGGCGCTGCCGGGTGCGCCGGGGGAGCGGTGGGAGGACGCGGTCGCGCAGGCCGTCGCCGCGTGCGTGCTCGGCGGCCGCGGCGCCCTGGTCGTGGTGCCCGACGCGCGCGACGTCGTGCGGGTCCTCGCCGCGCTCGAGAGCGCGGGGGTGCCCGCCTGGTCGCCCGAGCGGACCGGCGGTGCGGTGCGGCTCACCGCGGACGACGGGCCCGCGCCGCGGTACCGGTCGTTCCTGGCCGCGCTGCGCGGCGCCGCCGACGTGGTCGTCGGGACACGCGCGTCGGCGTTCGCACCCGTGCGCGACCTCGGCCTCGCGGTCTGCTGGGACGACGGCGACCCGCTGCACGCCGAGCCGCGCGCGCCCTACCCGCACGTGCGCGAGGTGCTCGCGCTGCGCTCCGACCTCGCCGGGTGCGCGCTGCTCGTCGGCGGGCACGGCCGGACCGTCGAGGCGCAGGCGCTCGTCGCGTCCGGGTGGGCGCGCGAGGTCGCGGCCGACCGTGCGACGACGCGCGCCCGCACCCCCCGGGTCCAGGCGCTGACGTCCGTCGAGCTCGCCCGGGAGGGGCCCGCCGCCGCCGCGCGCCTGCCGTCCCCGGCGTGGCGGACCATCCGCGACCGGCTCGCCGCGGGACCGGTGCTCGTCCAGGTGCCGCGCGCGGGCTACGTGCCGGTCCTCGCATGCGGGCGGTGCCGCGCGGACGCGCGCTGCGGCACGTGCCACGGCCCGCTCGGGATCACCGGGCAGGACGGCGTGCCGACGTGCCGGTGGTGCGGGCGGCTCGCGACCGCGTGGCGCTGCGACACGTGCGGGGCGACCGCGCTGCGCTCGGTGCGCGTCGGGTCGGAGCGCACCGCCGAGGAGCTCGGCCGCGCGTTCCCGGGCGTCGCCGTGCGGGTCTCGGGCGCGCGCGCGTCGGGCGGCGTGCTCGACCGTGTGCCCGACGCGCCCGCCGTCGTCGTCGCGACGCCCGGCGCCGAGCCCGTCGCGCCCGCGGGCTACGCGGCCGCGGTCCTGCTCGACGCCGCCGTCGGCACCTCGGGGGCCGGTCTCGGGAGCGCCGTGTCGGCCCTGCGGCGCTGGCTCACCGCCGCCGCGCTCGTGCGGCCGGCGGGCGACGGGGGGACCGTGCTGCTCGTCGGTGACGCGCCGGAGCGGCCCACGCAGGCCCTCGTCCGGTGGGACCCCGCCGGACTCGCCGAGCGGGAGTCCGCCGAGCGCGCCGAGCTCGGGCTGCCGCCCGCGGTCCGCGTCGCCGCCGTCACCGGACCACGCGACGCGGTCGAGGCCCTCGTCGGCCGGATCGAGCTCGACGACGTCGACGTGCTCGGTCCCGTCCCCGTGCCGGCGACCCCCGGCAAGGGGCCGTCGACGGCGCTCGAGCCCGACGTGCGCGCGCTCGTCCGGGTGCCCCGCACGCGCGGCGCGGCGCTCGCCCGCGCGGTCGCGGCGTCCCTCGCGACCCGCAGCGCGCGGCGCGAGGGTGGCACGCTGCGCGTCCAGCTCGACCCGGCGGACCTGCAGTGAGCGTCGTCGTGCTCGACCTCGGCAACGTCCTCGTGCGCTGGGACCCGTACCGCGCGTACGCGGGCCGGATGTCGCGCGCCGACGTCGACCGGTTCTTCGCCGACGTCGACTTCGCGACGCTCAACCACCGGCAGGACGCCGGTCGCCCGTGGGCCGACGCCCGCGCCGAGGTGCTCGCGACGCACCCGCAGCACGTCGACGCCCTCGACCTGTACGTCCGGCACTTCGCCGACACGCTCCCGGGCCCTGTGCCGGGCAGCGCCGAGGTCGTCGACGACCTCGCCGCCGCGGGCGTGCGGCTCCTCGGGCTGACGAACTGGTCCGCGGAGACGTTCCACCACGCCGCGCCCGCCGCACCCGCGATCGGACGGCTCGAGGCCGTGCTCGTGTCGGGTGAGGTCGGGCTCGCGAAGCCCGACCCCGCGATCTTCCGGCTGCTCGCCGCACAGTTCGACGTCGACCCCGCCGACGCCGTCTTCGTCGACGACTCGCCCGCGAACGTCGCCGCCGCGCGCGAGGTCGGGTTCCACGGGATCGTCTTCACCGACGCGGCCGCGCTGCGCCGCGACCTCACCGCCCGCGGGCTCCTCGGCCGCGGCCCCCTCGACGCGGGGACCGCCGCCGACGCCACCTAGGATCGTCGGCATGCGACTGCTCTTCGCCGGAACCCCCGCGGCCGCGGTGCCGTCGCTCGAGGCGCTCCTCGCCTCCCGGCACGAGGTCGTCGCCGTCCTCACCCGCCCCGACGCCCGCTCGGGCCGCGGTCGTACGCTGCACCCCAGCCCCGTCAAGGAGCGCGCGCTCGACGCCGGCGTCGAGGTCCTCACCCCCCAGCGGCCCCGCGACGAGGAGTTCGTCGCCCGCCTGAAGGAGCTCGCCGTCGACGCCGCACCCGTCGTCGCGTACGGCGCGATCCTGCCCGCGAGCGTCCTCGACGTCCCCACCCACGGGTGGGTCAACCTGCACTTCTCCGTCCTGCCCGCGTGGCGCGGTGCCGCACCCGTGCAGCACGCCCTCATCGCCGGCGACGAGGTGACCGGCGCGACCACGTTCCGCATCGAGCAGGGCCTCGACACCGGCCCCGTGTTCGGCACGCTCACCGAGACCGTGCGTCCCCGCGACACCGCGGGCGACCTGCTCGAGCGGCTCTCCCACGCGGGCGCCGGCCTGCTCGTCAGCACCCTCGACGCCATCGAGGACGGCATCCTCAGCCCCGTCCCGCAGCCCGCCGACGGCGT
The sequence above is a segment of the Cellulomonas fimi genome. Coding sequences within it:
- the pyrF gene encoding orotidine-5'-phosphate decarboxylase; the encoded protein is MAAHGPLCVGIDPHPVLLADWGLTDDADGLRAFASAVMSAVGGRVAAVKPQAALFERHGSAGVAVLEEVVAEGRRTGTLVVVDAKRGDIGSTMEGYADAYLRDGSPLAGDALTVSPYLGFGSLDPAVDAALATGRGLFVLCLTSNKEGHEVQHARTADGSTVAATIAARAAALNAGVDPMGSIGLVVGATVGDAAARTGTDLAAVNGPLLAPGVGVQGAGPRELSAVFGVARRQVLASSSRGVLAAGPDVERLRSAARRAADEAAAALA
- the mihF gene encoding integration host factor, actinobacterial type, which encodes MALPPLTPEQRAAALQKAAAARQARAEVKNRLKYSQGTLSEVIEQGQKDETIGKLKVLALLESLPGVGKVKARAIISEIGISETRRVRGLGPHQVKALVDRFG
- the gmk gene encoding guanylate kinase → MTTTPARLTVLAGPTAVGKGTVSADVRTRYPEVWLSVSATTRPPRPGEIEGVHYHFVSVDEFDRMVENGDLLEWAVVHGRNRYGTPREPVERRLAAGEPALLEIDLQGARQVRASMPDAHFVFLAPPSFAELERRLVGRGTEDAEERERRLATARVELAAESEFDTVIVNDDVHRATDELVRVMGIATR
- the rpoZ gene encoding DNA-directed RNA polymerase subunit omega, translating into MSGTVAAPTGITDPPIDQLLERADSKYALVLYSAQRARQINAYYSQLNEGLLEYVGPLVDTRPQEKPLSIAMREIDAGLLTSEATEG
- the coaBC gene encoding bifunctional phosphopantothenoylcysteine decarboxylase/phosphopantothenate--cysteine ligase CoaBC, whose translation is MRIVLGVAGGIAAYKAVLLLRLLREAGHDVRVVPTVAALEFVGRTTWEALSGQPVTTDVFEDVDQVAHVAVGKTADLVVVAPATADLLARAATGRADDLLTATLLVARCPVLMAPAMHTEMWEHPATVANVETLRRRGVHVLDPASGRLTGTDTGPGRLPEPEEIAAAALALVGPRDLAGRRVVVSAGGTREPLDPVRFLGNRSSGRQGVALARAAAARGAHVTLVAANLAVSVPPGVDAVPVETAAQLRDAVRAAAKDADAVVMAAAVADYRPATPADAKIKKRRDGSAPAVHLVENPDVLVELAADRLRDGQVVVGFAAETGDADGSVLEHGRAKALRKKADLLVVNAVGDGRGFGTDVNDVVVLDARGEVVSAAAGSKDDVAHAVWDAVLARW
- the metK gene encoding methionine adenosyltransferase, with the translated sequence MTEASARLFTSESVTEGHPDKVCDQISDAILDAILDQDPAARVAVETMVTTGLVHVAGEVTTSAYVEIPQVVREVVQGIGYTSSHIGFDGESCGVSVSIGQQSPDIAQGVDKSLEVRQDSADIDPLDLQGAGDQGLMFGYASDDTPTLLPLPIWVAHRLAERLAEVRRQDLVPGLRPDGKTQVTIGYEGDRAVSLDTVVLSTQHDPDVNLDTYLRPAIAEHVVAPVLAQLELDTSDHRLLVNPTGTFVVGGPKGDAGLTGRKIIVDTYGGYARHGGGAFSGKDPSKVDRSAAYAMRWVAKNVVAAGLAKRCEVQVAYAIGKSHPVGLYVETFGTGVVPVERLTAAIREVFDLRPAAIIRDLDLLRPIYRKTAAYGHFGRELPEFTWERTDRAADLLAAVG
- a CDS encoding primosomal protein N', with translation MTAGEQLVLDGVPGPRRRARPRLGAADLEPAERLPVARVAVDLSPPHLDRTFEYLVPARFDAQTVPGVRVKVRFGGQDVDGYVLDRAETAEHTGRLVPLRRVVSAEPVLTPAVLALARAVADRWAGTLSDVLRLAVPTRHARVEAETFAVPDGTPTAPAAGADASAWSAYRGGPAFVQHVLAGGAPRAVWTALPGAPGERWEDAVAQAVAACVLGGRGALVVVPDARDVVRVLAALESAGVPAWSPERTGGAVRLTADDGPAPRYRSFLAALRGAADVVVGTRASAFAPVRDLGLAVCWDDGDPLHAEPRAPYPHVREVLALRSDLAGCALLVGGHGRTVEAQALVASGWAREVAADRATTRARTPRVQALTSVELAREGPAAAARLPSPAWRTIRDRLAAGPVLVQVPRAGYVPVLACGRCRADARCGTCHGPLGITGQDGVPTCRWCGRLATAWRCDTCGATALRSVRVGSERTAEELGRAFPGVAVRVSGARASGGVLDRVPDAPAVVVATPGAEPVAPAGYAAAVLLDAAVGTSGAGLGSAVSALRRWLTAAALVRPAGDGGTVLLVGDAPERPTQALVRWDPAGLAERESAERAELGLPPAVRVAAVTGPRDAVEALVGRIELDDVDVLGPVPVPATPGKGPSTALEPDVRALVRVPRTRGAALARAVAASLATRSARREGGTLRVQLDPADLQ
- a CDS encoding HAD family hydrolase; translation: MSVVVLDLGNVLVRWDPYRAYAGRMSRADVDRFFADVDFATLNHRQDAGRPWADARAEVLATHPQHVDALDLYVRHFADTLPGPVPGSAEVVDDLAAAGVRLLGLTNWSAETFHHAAPAAPAIGRLEAVLVSGEVGLAKPDPAIFRLLAAQFDVDPADAVFVDDSPANVAAAREVGFHGIVFTDAAALRRDLTARGLLGRGPLDAGTAADAT
- the fmt gene encoding methionyl-tRNA formyltransferase, producing the protein MRLLFAGTPAAAVPSLEALLASRHEVVAVLTRPDARSGRGRTLHPSPVKERALDAGVEVLTPQRPRDEEFVARLKELAVDAAPVVAYGAILPASVLDVPTHGWVNLHFSVLPAWRGAAPVQHALIAGDEVTGATTFRIEQGLDTGPVFGTLTETVRPRDTAGDLLERLSHAGAGLLVSTLDAIEDGILSPVPQPADGVSHAPKIEVDDARVRWTHPVHAVDRRIRGCTPAPGAWTTLPDGARLGLGPVTPAPDVHDLRPGELRVTKRDVLVGTGGGAVRLGLVTPPGKRPMPAADWARGARPADGTVLGAEAAA